In the genome of Pseudomonas sp. LBUM920, one region contains:
- a CDS encoding phage tail sheath family protein, translating into MSFFHGVTTTDIKTGARTISLPSSSIIGLCDTFNPGVLGGGTAKAGELKLITSEREAIAAFGENSAITKACKAIYTKAKAVIVAIGVPKLEDAALQTSAIIGGVLASGQRTGLQALLDGKSLFNAQPRLLIAPGHTATQAVATALDSLAQKLRAIGILDGPGTTDEAAMLYADNFGSRNLFMVDPGVQYWDTELSKTVDAPASAWAAGLFAWTDAEYGFWASPSNKEFSGITGTTRAVEYLDGDETCRANLLNNANIATIIRDDGYRLWGNRTLSSDPKWAFVTRVRTLFILMDAVQAGHKWAVDRSITKTYVKDVTDGLDAFMRDLKAQGAIINFEVYPDTELNTASQISQGKVYWRIRFTDVPPAENPNFLFEVTDQWMTEVLEAA; encoded by the coding sequence ATGAGTTTCTTTCATGGCGTTACCACGACCGACATCAAGACTGGCGCACGCACTATTTCGTTGCCGTCTTCTTCCATTATCGGATTGTGCGACACCTTCAACCCGGGCGTGCTTGGCGGCGGTACTGCCAAGGCAGGCGAGTTGAAGCTGATCACCTCTGAGCGCGAAGCCATTGCCGCTTTCGGTGAAAATTCGGCAATCACCAAGGCCTGTAAAGCAATCTACACCAAGGCCAAGGCGGTGATTGTCGCCATCGGCGTACCGAAGCTTGAGGACGCGGCGCTGCAAACCTCGGCGATTATTGGCGGCGTCTTGGCATCTGGTCAGCGGACCGGCCTGCAGGCGTTGCTGGATGGTAAAAGCCTGTTCAACGCGCAGCCACGATTGTTGATCGCGCCGGGACATACCGCCACACAAGCAGTGGCTACAGCACTCGATAGCCTGGCGCAGAAGCTGCGGGCTATCGGCATTCTCGATGGTCCTGGCACCACGGATGAGGCAGCGATGCTCTACGCCGATAACTTTGGCAGTCGCAATCTGTTCATGGTTGACCCGGGCGTTCAGTACTGGGACACCGAACTCAGCAAGACTGTTGATGCGCCGGCGTCGGCCTGGGCGGCGGGCTTGTTCGCCTGGACTGATGCTGAATATGGCTTCTGGGCCTCGCCGTCGAACAAAGAGTTCTCGGGTATCACCGGCACGACTCGGGCGGTTGAGTACCTGGACGGTGACGAGACTTGCCGCGCCAACCTGCTGAACAACGCCAATATCGCGACGATCATCCGCGATGACGGCTACCGCTTGTGGGGCAACCGCACGCTTTCGAGTGATCCGAAGTGGGCATTCGTCACTCGCGTTCGCACGCTGTTCATCCTTATGGACGCGGTGCAGGCAGGCCACAAGTGGGCTGTAGACCGCTCGATCACCAAGACTTACGTCAAGGATGTGACTGACGGCTTAGACGCCTTCATGCGCGACCTGAAGGCCCAGGGCGCGATTATCAATTTTGAGGTGTATCCGGACACCGAGCTGAACACCGCCAGCCAGATTTCCCAGGGCAAAGTTTACTGGCGCATCCGTTTCACCGACGTGCCGCCGGCAGAAAACCCGAATTTCCTTTTCGAAGTCACCGATCAGTGGATGACCGAAGTTCTCGAAGCAGCCTAA
- a CDS encoding GPW/gp25 family protein: MIGMDRHTGQPISGIAHLRQSVPDILGTPLGSRRHRPEYGSMLRRFVDLPVNEGWKSAVQAEVARALGRWEPRLKMDQVRVISVIGGQINLKLVGQYLGDAVTLEVAV, from the coding sequence ATGATCGGAATGGACCGCCACACCGGCCAGCCCATCTCCGGCATCGCGCATTTACGCCAATCAGTTCCAGACATCTTGGGCACCCCGTTGGGCAGCCGCCGGCATCGGCCGGAATACGGCAGCATGCTACGGCGGTTCGTTGACTTGCCCGTTAATGAGGGCTGGAAAAGCGCCGTACAGGCGGAAGTCGCCCGCGCCCTAGGGCGCTGGGAGCCGCGGTTAAAAATGGACCAGGTGCGCGTCATTTCCGTGATCGGCGGGCAAATCAATCTGAAGCTCGTCGGCCAGTATCTTGGCGATGCCGTCACGCTGGAGGTGGCCGTATGA
- a CDS encoding major capsid protein has translation MADIAIFEDDAFSVSSLTAAINDQEYLPGRISSLGLFREEGISTLTVQIEKDGDTLALVPAGERGTSGLVVGGTKRQLIPFNTVHLPERFTIKADEIQGIRAFGTRSELQAVQDVVNKRLAKARRQLDATHEFQRMGALNGQVLDADGKTVLLDIYKSFGVNRQKLQMGLNSPDTELRVKCGEALDMQEEALGSVTSSGSRAMCGKNFWNKLIVHKSVKETYLNTMQAASLRGDARESFEFGGIVWERYRGKVAGVAFVHDDKALLIPEGVPDLYISSFAPADYMETVNTQGIPYYSKIEPLPFNKGVAGEAQSNPLHLCTRPRAQILLEM, from the coding sequence ATGGCCGATATCGCCATTTTTGAAGACGATGCATTCAGCGTTTCCTCGCTGACCGCTGCAATCAATGACCAGGAATACCTGCCAGGTCGTATCAGCAGCCTGGGACTGTTTCGCGAAGAAGGCATCAGCACGCTGACCGTGCAGATCGAGAAGGACGGCGACACCCTGGCGCTGGTGCCAGCGGGCGAGCGCGGTACCTCAGGCTTGGTGGTTGGCGGTACCAAGCGTCAACTGATCCCGTTCAACACCGTCCACCTGCCGGAACGCTTCACCATCAAGGCCGACGAGATCCAAGGCATCCGCGCCTTCGGTACCCGCAGTGAGTTGCAGGCCGTGCAGGACGTCGTCAACAAGCGCCTGGCGAAAGCGCGCCGCCAGTTGGATGCCACCCACGAGTTCCAGCGCATGGGCGCGCTGAACGGACAGGTACTGGACGCCGATGGCAAGACGGTCCTGTTGGACATCTATAAATCGTTCGGCGTGAATCGCCAGAAGCTTCAGATGGGCTTGAACAGTCCAGACACCGAGCTGCGGGTTAAATGCGGCGAAGCGTTGGACATGCAGGAGGAAGCCCTCGGCAGCGTCACCAGCAGCGGCTCCCGCGCGATGTGCGGCAAGAACTTCTGGAACAAGCTCATCGTGCATAAGTCGGTCAAGGAGACCTACCTCAACACCATGCAGGCCGCGTCCCTGCGTGGCGATGCCCGTGAAAGCTTCGAGTTCGGCGGGATCGTCTGGGAGCGTTATCGCGGCAAGGTGGCCGGTGTTGCTTTCGTCCACGACGACAAGGCGCTGCTGATTCCCGAAGGTGTGCCGGATCTTTACATCTCTTCCTTCGCGCCGGCCGACTATATGGAAACGGTCAACACCCAGGGCATTCCGTACTACAGCAAGATCGAGCCGCTGCCGTTCAACAAGGGTGTCGCCGGTGAAGCCCAGTCCAACCCGCTGCACCTTTGCACTCGGCCCCGCGCGCAGATCCTGCTGGAGATGTGA
- a CDS encoding phage baseplate assembly protein V: MLAGVVKECFVVAVDLAASPPVCRVSDGEWVSAWVRWHSIAAGKARHWRAPSMGEQGTLISASGDVAQGTFIPGLYGNAGPPPDNRDHVEVWRFDDGGSLIYDWQAKSYSITLPSGTVTIRVASTEAVITDSAVNVTTGNINLKAAVLIDGALHVTKGITSAGAIIDAGGNSNHHTH, encoded by the coding sequence ATGCTGGCGGGGGTAGTGAAGGAATGCTTCGTAGTGGCGGTCGATCTGGCCGCCTCCCCGCCGGTTTGTCGGGTTTCAGATGGCGAGTGGGTTAGCGCATGGGTGCGCTGGCACAGCATCGCCGCCGGCAAGGCCAGGCACTGGCGGGCACCCTCCATGGGGGAGCAGGGGACTTTGATAAGTGCCAGCGGTGACGTGGCCCAAGGCACTTTCATACCCGGCCTGTATGGCAATGCAGGCCCACCACCGGATAACCGCGATCATGTAGAAGTCTGGCGTTTTGACGATGGCGGCTCGCTGATCTACGACTGGCAGGCCAAGAGCTACAGCATCACCCTGCCGAGCGGTACGGTGACTATCAGAGTCGCCAGTACAGAGGCAGTCATCACGGACAGCGCCGTGAACGTGACCACCGGCAACATCAATCTGAAAGCAGCGGTGCTGATCGACGGTGCATTGCACGTTACAAAGGGCATCACTAGTGCTGGCGCGATCATTGACGCCGGTGGCAACAGCAACCACCACACACATTAA
- a CDS encoding baseplate J/gp47 family protein: MSTVDLSSLPAPTVLEPLDFEEVYQEALGVFRGYMGGNWTAALESDPVVKVLEVGAYIKVGNRARVNDAGKAVLLAHAVRGDLDHLGANVNLKRLVIQAEDLLAVPPVPEVKEDDDPFRERIQLAYEGLTTAGPRNSYILHARNASGLVADATAESPAPCYVTVTVLGLDGEGVASPALLATVSAALNDENVRPVGDRVTVQSAQVIRYQINAILHMASAGPEADASLVEAKARLAAWINPRKRLGVEVARSGVDAQLHVAGVSRVELIGWQDLAPTKAQAAFCTGYTVTLAG; encoded by the coding sequence ATGAGTACCGTAGATCTTTCGTCGTTGCCGGCGCCGACGGTGTTGGAGCCGCTGGACTTCGAAGAGGTGTACCAGGAGGCATTGGGAGTTTTTCGCGGCTACATGGGCGGTAACTGGACCGCCGCGCTGGAAAGTGATCCGGTGGTCAAGGTGTTGGAAGTCGGCGCTTACATCAAGGTTGGTAATCGCGCACGGGTCAATGATGCCGGCAAGGCGGTGCTGCTGGCGCACGCCGTACGCGGCGACCTTGATCACTTGGGGGCCAACGTCAATCTGAAGCGCCTGGTCATCCAAGCCGAAGATCTGCTGGCGGTGCCACCGGTGCCGGAGGTCAAAGAGGATGACGATCCGTTTCGGGAGCGCATTCAATTGGCCTATGAGGGCCTGACCACCGCTGGGCCGCGTAACAGCTACATCCTGCACGCCCGAAACGCATCTGGGTTGGTGGCAGATGCTACGGCCGAAAGCCCAGCGCCTTGCTACGTGACGGTAACGGTGTTGGGCCTCGACGGGGAGGGCGTGGCTTCGCCAGCATTGCTGGCTACGGTATCTGCCGCGCTGAATGACGAAAACGTGCGGCCGGTGGGAGATCGAGTGACGGTGCAAAGCGCCCAGGTGATCCGCTATCAAATTAACGCGATTCTGCACATGGCCAGTGCTGGCCCTGAAGCCGACGCCAGTTTGGTAGAGGCGAAAGCTCGATTGGCTGCCTGGATCAATCCGCGCAAGCGGCTGGGCGTCGAGGTGGCGCGATCCGGCGTAGACGCTCAGTTGCACGTTGCCGGCGTTTCTCGGGTGGAGTTGATCGGCTGGCAGGATCTGGCGCCCACCAAGGCTCAGGCGGCGTTTTGTACGGGCTACACCGTGACTCTGGCGGGTTGA
- a CDS encoding phage tail protein, whose protein sequence is MTVFYSPETGFFYDDQVCTFIPADAREFSAEARDELLAQVSHGKRLVCGPDKWPVVVDAPEQTDEQLAEVERYWRSVQLTSTDGVVTRHRDEIEDGSPTSLTPEQYAELQAYRRLLRNWPEAGEFPLSEHRPTAPDWLLSLQQ, encoded by the coding sequence ATGACTGTCTTTTATAGTCCTGAAACAGGCTTCTTCTACGACGATCAGGTATGCACGTTTATCCCTGCTGATGCGCGGGAGTTCTCCGCCGAAGCCAGGGACGAGCTGTTGGCTCAAGTCAGTCATGGAAAGCGTTTGGTTTGTGGGCCGGATAAATGGCCTGTTGTGGTAGACGCCCCGGAGCAGACAGACGAACAGTTGGCCGAAGTCGAGCGGTATTGGCGCTCGGTTCAGTTGACGTCTACAGACGGCGTAGTGACCCGGCATCGTGATGAGATTGAAGACGGGTCGCCAACCTCGCTTACACCGGAGCAATACGCCGAGTTGCAAGCATATCGGCGCTTACTCCGTAACTGGCCTGAAGCTGGTGAGTTCCCTTTGAGCGAACATCGCCCTACGGCCCCTGACTGGCTCTTGTCGCTGCAGCAGTAA
- a CDS encoding phage tail protein — protein MIDSNSQFFALLTATGEAKQANADALGIPWKLTELGVGDANGTDPIPDRTQKKLINERRRRPLNKLSVDPSNPNIIVAEQIIPADEGGWWIREMGLYDSDGALVAVANCPATYKPLMSQGSGRTQVIRMNFIVSSAANVVLKIDPDVVLATRQYVDDSVVDGINRQDVKQSVLVATTGPIQLAGAQTIDGVAVPLGSRVLVKDQAQAKDNGIYLTAEIWKRTSDADTSVKVTPGLLVAAEQGAVNADTLWLLSTDGAIVLGTTGLNFKNITQGLAPISSPAFLDKPTAPTAPLFDSGKTLANTEFVQRALGNLSGIRIYEITASMAASDFGRLVLANSGSAISLTLPPIGNVPIGATIHIRNVGGAPLTVVPPAGGTMSAVATRTLPSVVVNVGGSLDVTVQGSNYFMAGSASLKHIADFAESTGHQKLPGGDVEQWGLYVSAPSGSDTVIPLPYALSAVPTDIQLTFADFTSGQRVGEYPVLQARNSTLGSITVRNLYSANASFFWRVRGKA, from the coding sequence ATGATCGATTCCAACTCGCAGTTTTTTGCGCTTCTTACCGCGACCGGTGAGGCCAAACAGGCCAATGCCGACGCGCTGGGCATTCCCTGGAAACTCACCGAACTGGGTGTGGGCGATGCCAACGGCACCGATCCTATCCCTGACCGTACACAAAAAAAACTGATCAATGAACGGCGCCGGCGGCCACTGAACAAGCTTTCAGTTGACCCGTCAAACCCCAATATCATCGTGGCCGAACAAATCATCCCAGCCGACGAAGGCGGTTGGTGGATTCGAGAGATGGGTCTGTACGACTCCGATGGAGCCCTGGTAGCTGTCGCAAATTGCCCGGCCACCTACAAACCATTGATGTCTCAAGGGTCTGGTCGCACTCAAGTTATTCGCATGAACTTCATTGTCTCCAGCGCCGCGAATGTCGTCCTGAAGATTGACCCGGACGTGGTGCTGGCAACAAGGCAGTATGTCGATGATTCGGTGGTCGACGGGATCAACAGGCAAGACGTGAAGCAATCAGTACTGGTGGCAACGACTGGGCCGATCCAGCTGGCTGGTGCACAAACGATTGACGGTGTGGCAGTGCCGCTTGGCTCGCGGGTGTTGGTCAAGGACCAGGCGCAGGCAAAAGATAACGGGATCTACCTCACAGCGGAGATTTGGAAGCGCACCAGCGATGCAGATACCAGCGTCAAGGTCACCCCGGGCTTGTTGGTTGCCGCCGAGCAGGGCGCGGTGAATGCCGATACGTTGTGGTTGCTGTCGACCGACGGGGCGATTGTCCTGGGAACCACGGGACTGAATTTCAAAAATATTACGCAAGGTCTCGCGCCGATCAGTTCGCCGGCGTTTCTGGATAAGCCCACAGCTCCAACAGCCCCTCTGTTTGACAGCGGTAAAACGCTGGCTAATACAGAATTTGTGCAGCGGGCGCTCGGTAACCTGAGTGGTATCAGGATCTATGAAATCACCGCCAGCATGGCCGCATCAGATTTTGGTCGTCTTGTTCTGGCGAATTCTGGGTCTGCAATCTCATTGACTCTTCCTCCAATTGGCAACGTGCCAATTGGAGCGACGATCCACATCAGAAACGTCGGTGGGGCTCCGTTAACAGTAGTGCCACCCGCTGGTGGAACTATGTCCGCCGTTGCCACGCGCACGCTGCCGAGCGTTGTGGTCAACGTCGGCGGGTCTCTTGACGTAACCGTGCAAGGCTCCAATTACTTCATGGCCGGTTCGGCGTCTTTGAAGCACATCGCCGACTTTGCCGAATCGACAGGTCATCAAAAGTTGCCTGGTGGGGATGTTGAACAATGGGGTCTTTATGTTTCGGCTCCATCAGGTTCTGACACGGTAATCCCGCTGCCCTACGCGCTTTCGGCGGTGCCTACAGATATTCAGCTGACGTTCGCCGATTTTACTAGCGGTCAAAGAGTTGGTGAATATCCGGTATTGCAAGCGAGAAATAGCACGCTCGGGAGCATCACCGTTCGAAATCTCTATAGCGCTAACGCCTCATTTTTCTGGCGAGTCAGGGGTAAAGCATGA
- a CDS encoding phage tail protein I has protein sequence MKSLLPINSTQFERAMEATFFEKTIVPLRDLYNADTCPVHLLPHLAWAWSVDRWDYRWTEATKRAAIKASYYIHAHKGTIGALRRVVEPLGYLIEIVEWFKMVPEGIPGTFALKVGVLDTGITEEMYQELERLIDDAKPVSRHLTGLAISLETTGVSNMFASVYEGDEIDVYPPVLRDISTTGVIGSTGREHSIDTVSVYPPITGVIDLACYIGAAGREHSIDTLDIYP, from the coding sequence ATGAAAAGCCTACTGCCGATCAACAGCACGCAATTCGAACGGGCCATGGAGGCTACGTTTTTTGAGAAAACGATTGTCCCGCTCCGTGACCTCTACAACGCCGATACTTGCCCGGTGCATTTGCTGCCGCACCTGGCTTGGGCGTGGTCAGTGGATCGCTGGGATTACCGATGGACTGAAGCGACAAAACGCGCCGCGATCAAGGCGTCTTACTACATCCATGCTCACAAAGGCACCATCGGTGCGTTGCGCCGAGTAGTCGAGCCCTTGGGCTACCTGATCGAGATTGTCGAGTGGTTCAAGATGGTGCCGGAAGGCATCCCGGGCACGTTTGCGCTGAAGGTTGGCGTTCTCGACACTGGCATCACTGAGGAAATGTATCAGGAGCTGGAGCGACTGATTGATGACGCCAAGCCCGTCAGCCGTCACTTGACAGGGCTCGCTATCAGCCTTGAAACCACCGGTGTGTCGAACATGTTCGCCAGCGTTTATGAAGGCGATGAAATCGACGTATATCCCCCCGTCCTGCGCGACATCAGCACCACTGGCGTGATTGGCAGTACCGGCCGTGAGCACTCTATCGACACAGTTAGCGTTTATCCGCCGATCACCGGCGTCATCGACCTTGCCTGCTACATCGGCGCAGCCGGGCGGGAACATTCCATTGACACACTGGACATCTACCCATGA